The genomic segment TAAAAGAACGAATATAACAATTAAAACCATAAATGCTGTCATTAAGAAAAAACCTGTAAACTTTAAATAGTCTTTCCTTTCAAACAAAACCCAAATAATTCCTAAAGTTATAATTGAATTTAAAATATATCGAAACAACATATCTACCATTAAATGCCAAATATCTATTTCTGGCATTTTGGTGTATAAATAATCGTTTTTAAAATACTCGATTAATGGATCGTAAAATAATTTAGCAGAAAAAGCGCGAATTACAAAAAGTAAAAACACCAATATTAAAGTTAGAATTATTTTAATGTATTTGTTCATTTTTTATAGTTTGAAAACTTATTTACCCAAAGCACCCACAATAAAAATACAGTCCCGTAAATAATTGCAGGAAAAACTAAGTTGTGTAAAAACTCTTGTTTATTTGGGTATTTAAAAATCATAACTGTTAGAAACGCAATTCTAAAAATATTTATAACATAAATAAAAAGACTTCCTAAAATAGAGAAAATAATCGTTGCTTTAATAGAGCCTGCAAAAGCAACAATAAAAGCAATAAATAAAATAATAATACTTATAGAATTACAACCTTCAATTACTCTAGCAGTATAAATATTGTCTATTAATAATTTAACAGAAAGCTCCTCTTTATGTTGCTTATAATCTGCATAAAACCCAAAGAATTCTAAAACATCTACAGTTTGTTCTGCTACAGTTGTGGTAATAGTTGCTGTTCGAAAAGGAACTTCTTTTTGCTGAGAATTTTGTAAGTATGTTGCATAAATTGCAAATAATATAAAATATGTAGCAAAAAATTTAATCAGAAAAAAGACAACGTTTTTATGTTTTTTCACAACAGATTTTAATTTAATTTTGTGGATTATTACTAAAGACGAAGATACAAAATGGATATTTATAAAATACAACAAGAAATCGATGCAATAATTTCTTCAGAAAAATCGTTAGAATTAAAACTGCAAGAAATTTGCGACACTTTAGAAAAACAGATTTCTTATTACGATTGGGTTGGTTTTTATTTTAAAAATGGAGATAAAGAAGAACTAAAATTAGCACAATATACAGGAGAAGAAACAGAGCATACGATTATTCCTTTTGGAAAAGGTATTTGTGGGCAAGTAGCTGTTAGTAACGAAAACTTTGTAGTGCAAGATGTCTCTGAGCAAAACAATTATATTTCTTGTGGTTGGCAGGTAAAGTCGGAAATTGTAATACCTATTTTTGTAGATGGAGAAAATATTGGGCAAATAGATATCGATTCTCATACAGCAAATACGTTTACAGCAAAAGACGAAGAATTGTTAGAGTATATCTGTAAAAAAATAAGTATTTTATTTTAAAAAAAAAATATTTTTATAATATTTGTAGTATAAAACCCCCTATAAATGAAAAAAACAAATAACTATTTAGTTTCTTTTTTGTCAAATAAAACAAGTCTTTCTTTGATAAGAAAATCATCAAATAATAAATTATTCTATAGTTCTATTATTTTATTTTTTGTATCTATTTTTCCACAATCAATTTTTTCTCACGGAACAGTAACAAGTCCTGCAAGTAGAATTTGGCAATGTCGTTTTCTTGAAAACCCAGAAAACCCCACCTCTAAAGCATGTATGGCTGCAGTTGCTTCTCATGGAACTCAACCTTTTTATGATTGGAGTGCAGTTCGTCAAGGAAATGCTAATGGAGATCATCAACGATATATTTTAGATGGAAATTTAGCAAGTGGTGGAGACCCCGATAAATATGGTGGTTTAGATCAGGTAAGATCAGATTGGGTTGCTACAAGTGTATCTCCTGGTCCATTTACTGTTACTTGGTATAATAAGGTTGGTCATAAATCTGAATATTATAGAGTATATATAACAAAAGAAGGTTGGTCTCCAAACAAGCCTTTAGCATGGGGTGATTTAGAATTATTGGCAGAAACAGGTCCTAAAGATGGGAAAGAAAAATACACTGTAATAAATGTAACCTTACCTAAAAGAACAGGAAAACATGTAATTTACAGTATTTGGCAGAATAGAATAGGATTAAGTGCAGAAGCCTTCTACTCTACAAGCGATATTGATTTTGGTAATACGTTATCTGTAAATGAGTATAACGAGCAATTAGCTAAACTAAATCAAAATTATCCAAACCCTTTTGCAGTAAGTAGTAAAATAGGATACACCATTCGAAAAGAAGGAAATGTTTCTCTTAAGGTTTATGACATTCTTGGTAAAGAAGTAGCTACTTTAGTTGATGGTTACCAAACAGCTGGCGATTACAATATTATCTTTAAGAATGAAACTTTAGATGAAGGTGTTTATTTTTATGTATTTAAATTAGATAGTTATATAGAAACTAAAAAAATGATTTTGAAAAAGTAATTTTTTTAGTATATTCGGAATCTTATTAAAACATCATTAAATCCCTAAAATAATGAGAAAAAAACAATTTACTAGATCTACAGGTCGTAACAATCATTTAAATTTTGTTGATAAAAAACAATCATGGATGGATAATTTCGTTGAATGGTTTCATGACTTTTTAGAAAAAGCAGAGTAATTTTTCTTATACCTATACTTAATACCATTTCTGCATAAAAACTATTGTAATAAAACACGCTTTTTTGCTCTTTACTAAAAAATAAAAAAAAACATTAGAGCATAAGGTTATGCTCTAATTTTCTTTTTTGTATATAAAAAAACATTATTTTTTTACAGTAATTTCAAAACAGAAATGGTATAAGATTCTTAGAATGAAAAAAAATCAATAGAGTTTTCTTAGAAAAACATTTTCTTCTTCTAGAAAAAAGCAAGACAAAAAAACACCAAGAAATTAGATACTTTAGTCGTAAGTTTTAAAACCAAAGTTCAAATACATTAGTTGTTAATTACTTCTGGTTTTTGTTACTATCTTTTTATTGTCTTACGAGGTTGCTTTTACTACATTTGTGTGCTTAACAACACAACACTAAATGAGCACTTCAAAAACAATTAAATCCGCATTAATTTCGGTATTTCACAAAGATGGTTTAGCCCCAATTGTAAGAGAATTAGATAAATTAAATGTAACTATTTATTCAACTGGTGGTACAGAAAAATTTATCAAAAATCTTGGTATAGATGTCGTTCCTGTAGAAGATGTTACTTCTTATCCTTCTATTTTAGGAGGTAGAGTTAAGACTTTACATCCAAAAGTTTTTGGAGGAATTTTAAATCGACAAGATCACGAAGGCGATGTTACTGAATTGAAAGAATACAACATTCCGCAAATAGATTTGGTTATTGTAGATTTATATCCGTTTGAAAAAACAGTTGCTTCTGGAGCCTCTGAACAAGATATTGTAGAAAAAATAGATATTGGAGGAATTTCTCTAATTAGGGCAGCTGCAAAGAATTTTAAAGATACTT from the Polaribacter cellanae genome contains:
- a CDS encoding exosortase F system-associated membrane protein, coding for MNKYIKIILTLILVFLLFVIRAFSAKLFYDPLIEYFKNDYLYTKMPEIDIWHLMVDMLFRYILNSIITLGIIWVLFERKDYLKFTGFFLMTAFMVLIVIFVLLLRNQFENGYLLPFYIRRFIIHPLFLLLLLPAFYFQKLSNR
- the xrtF gene encoding exosortase family protein XrtF, which translates into the protein MKKHKNVVFFLIKFFATYFILFAIYATYLQNSQQKEVPFRTATITTTVAEQTVDVLEFFGFYADYKQHKEELSVKLLIDNIYTARVIEGCNSISIIILFIAFIVAFAGSIKATIIFSILGSLFIYVINIFRIAFLTVMIFKYPNKQEFLHNLVFPAIIYGTVFLLWVLWVNKFSNYKK
- a CDS encoding GAF domain-containing protein, which produces MDIYKIQQEIDAIISSEKSLELKLQEICDTLEKQISYYDWVGFYFKNGDKEELKLAQYTGEETEHTIIPFGKGICGQVAVSNENFVVQDVSEQNNYISCGWQVKSEIVIPIFVDGENIGQIDIDSHTANTFTAKDEELLEYICKKISILF
- a CDS encoding lytic polysaccharide monooxygenase, translated to MKKTNNYLVSFLSNKTSLSLIRKSSNNKLFYSSIILFFVSIFPQSIFSHGTVTSPASRIWQCRFLENPENPTSKACMAAVASHGTQPFYDWSAVRQGNANGDHQRYILDGNLASGGDPDKYGGLDQVRSDWVATSVSPGPFTVTWYNKVGHKSEYYRVYITKEGWSPNKPLAWGDLELLAETGPKDGKEKYTVINVTLPKRTGKHVIYSIWQNRIGLSAEAFYSTSDIDFGNTLSVNEYNEQLAKLNQNYPNPFAVSSKIGYTIRKEGNVSLKVYDILGKEVATLVDGYQTAGDYNIIFKNETLDEGVYFYVFKLDSYIETKKMILKK